The proteins below come from a single Hemibagrus wyckioides isolate EC202008001 linkage group LG22, SWU_Hwy_1.0, whole genome shotgun sequence genomic window:
- the bmp10 gene encoding bone morphogenetic protein 10 — translation MAGVKGCSTTSMHCLSFLLLLSGIFSGDASPISSPERHRTAPGLDDGRGGVVDPSLLEQDSEVDMQNLLETLRGQFLRTFNLSGHGPLVQPGAPRVQPPEYMLELYNRFANDRTSMPSANIVRSFKNEDSTPSDMGPNGVRRHPLLFNISIPNHEWVMAAELRLYTLVQIDRHLYAGVDRTVTVYEVVQRNDSWSEDGEEEQVQLVELASRQVYGTDNGWETFDMTVAMQHWRRSNSGNTHRLEVHIASINSQNGSEFEGPATGGDMEIDTSTEERHKPLIIVFSNDQSTDHRGEKQELNEMIKHEMPGIGLNDNLEMELMDLWGELGSMGQERHSKEGEPDEEALLQMRSNLIYDTGSRIRRNAKGNQCKKSSLYVDFKDIGWDSWILEPQGYEAYECTGVCTYPLTKHVTPTKHAIVQTLINLKNPKTVSRACCVPTKLDPISLLYLDDAGVVTYQYKFEGMVVAECGCR, via the exons ATGGCCGGTGTCAAAGGTTGCTCAACCACTTCCATGCACTGCCTCTCTTTCCTTCTGCTCCTTTCAGGGATTTTCTCAGGGGATGCCAGTCCTATCAGTTCCCCAGAGAGGCACCGAACTGCCCCTGGGCTCGATGATGGCCGTGGAGGGGTTGTGGATCCTTCTCTTCTAGAGCAAGACAGTGAGGTGGATATGCAAAATCTGCTTGAGACCCTACGGGGACAGTTCCTCCGGACCTTCAACCTGTCAGGACATGGACCCCTCGTGCAGCCTGGGGCACCCCGAGTACAACCTCCGGAATACATGCTGGAATTGTACAACCGGTTTGCTAATGACAGAACATCCATGCCATCTGCAAACATTGTACGCAGTTTCAAGAATGAAG ACTCCACCCCAAGCGACATGGGTCCCAATGGTGTGAGGCGACATCCCCTGCTTTTTAACATTTCCATCCCAAATCATGAGTGGGTTATGGCTGCGGAGCTCCGTCTCTACACCCTCGTCCAGATCGACAGACACCTTTATGCTGGTGTCGACCGTACAGTGACTGTTTATGAGGTGGTTCAGCGGAATGACAGTTGGTCCGAAGACGGAGAAGAGGAACAGGTTCAGCTAGTGGAGTTGGCATCACGGCAGGTTTACGGCACAGACAATGGTTGGGAGACTTTCGACATGACTGTTGCCATGCAACACTGGCGCAGGTCCAACTCTGGCAACACCCACAGACTGGAGGTTCACATTGCAAGTATAAACTCACAGAATGGGTCAGAGTTTGAAGGTCCTGCCACAGGTGGTGACATGGAAATTGATACCAGTACAGAAGAGAGGCACAAACCTCTGATAATTGTTTTCTCCAATGACCAAAGCACAGATCACAGAGGAGAAAAACAGGAGTTGAATGAAATGATCAAGCATGAAATGCCTGGCATAGGTCTGAATGACAACCTAGAGATGGAACTCATGGATCTCTGGGGGGAGCTAGGAAGTATGGGACAAGAAAGACATAGCAAAGAAGGGGAACCGGATGAAGAAGCTCTCCTGCAGATGCGCTCCAACCTCATTTATGACACAGGCTCCAGGATTCGAAGAAATGCAAAGGGCAACCAGTGCAAGAAGAGTTCCCTATACGTTGATTTTAAGGACATTGGTTGGGACTCTTGGATCTTAGAACCTCAGGGTTATGAGGCATATGAATGCACAGGAGTCTGTACTTACCCCTTAACCAAACATGTCACTCCAACCAAGCATGCCATTGTGCAGACTCTGATCAATCTTAAAAATCCAAAGACTGTTTCCAGAGCTTGCTGTGTCCCCACAAAGCTTGACCCTATCTCACTTCTCTATCTGGATGATGCAGGTGTGGTCACCTACCAGTACAAGTTTGAAGGCATGGTAGTGGCAGAGTGTGGTTGCAGATAG